The region AGCGTTCTGGTAGAGTCGAGCAGCAGCTTCTTCACGTCGTAGTTCTTTATGTAATCCATCATGATGGTGATGGTATGCTTTATCTCGGGCAGCAGGTAACCGTGCAGATCAGGGTATGCTACTTCTAGGATGTCAGTAGCGGGGCTGTAATCCAATTTTACAATACTGTTCTCAAACAGGATCATCGAAGTTGCTCTTCTGTAAAGTATAAATGTATTCTTTGCTCCATACAAGCCCCTGCTACCTTAAGTTCCTTTCGGGGTCAACTGCAAAGACATACTTGCGAGCTACAAAAAATATTCCGAAATCACTATACTTCAATGCGGAGTATGTTCCCCATCAATGCCTTACTTTATACTTGCTGCGCGTAGACACCTGCTGGTTATCCTGATCTGCCGCCTATCCCCCCTTTAGTCCCATAGGCGAAATACGATACTTCACCACCCGGTCATGCTGTGGTGCTACATTTTCCGACGGCTTTCAGCTCTGGGAATATCCAATGGTTTTGCTATCTTCGCTGGTGGCTTTACGTCATGATAAGATAAGGGGCAGCTGTTTTGGCAGCGCCTCTTCCTCCTATTTGCGGGGCGAACCAACGCTAAATAACTGCAGCAAAACCTATGATCACTATCGCGGAGAGGCATCAACAGATTATTAACAGGCTACAGCAAGAGGGCAAAGTCAATGTGGCGGACCTGTGCGCGGATATGGATGTCTCCTCCGTGACGATTCGCAAAGACCTGAAACTGCTGGAAGACAAGGGGCTGCTCTTCCGGACGCATGGCGGTGCTACCCTGCACAACCCTTATACCATTGACCGCTCAGTTAACGAGAAGGAAAAGATTCAGTCTACGGAGAAGATGTTGATTGGCACCGCAGCGGCCAAGCTGCTGCAGCCTAACGACTCCATCCTGATTGCCTCGGGCACGACGGTGCTGGCACTGGCCAAAAGCATTCAGCCTAAAGGGCAGCTCACCGTCATCACCTCTGCCCTAAACGTCTCCCAGGAGTTGATCCAACGACCTGAGATTGAAGTGATCCAGCTTGGCGGCTTGCTCCGGAAAAGCTCCTCGTCGGTAACCGGGCCCTATGCAGAAAGTATTTTAACCGATTTCTCGTTCAGCAAGTTATTCTTAGGAGTGGATGGCATTGACCTGGAGTTTGGCCTGACGACCACCAATGTCATGGAGGCGCACCTAAACCGCCAGATGATCAAGGTGTCGCAGAAAACAATCGTCCTTGCCGACTCCACCAAGTTCGGGAGAAGGGGCTTTGGCAGAATCTGCGGTTTTGAAGATATTGATCAGATAATCACAGACAGAGGCGTGCCTGATTATGTAGTGAAGGCTCTGGAAGCAATGGGCACCAAAGTAACCATCGTTTAGCGGTTGACACCCCAGCAGCTGCCTTACCTTTAGAAGATTAGCCCAAAGTATCTTTATACTTTAAACCCGCTTCTTTCCTATTTATAGTTCGGTTGCCTCCAGTTGGTTGAGGAGGTGCGGGTAGTCTGTGATGATCCCGTCTACCCCCATCGCTTTTAGCTTTTTCATCTCTTCCAGCGAGTTTACGGTCCAGGGCACCAGTCTCATACCTTGCGTATGGCATTCCTTTACCAGTTCTTCTGTTACCAGGCTGTAATGGGGGCTGTAAATTTGAGGGATAAAGCCTACTTTCTCTATATTTTTGCTGAAGGTAACCTTACCATCGCCGGTCAGCAGGGCAGTGGTAATACCAGGGCTCTGCTGACGTACCTGCTGTATTTGCCTCACATCAAAGGACTGGATATAGAATCTGCCTTCTATCTCCCTTTGCTTCACTACATCCAGAACAAGCCTTATATACTCCTCTGGCTCCGGCTGATAAACCCCGTCCCGGCTAGGGTCCGCCTTGACCTCAATGTTGTAAATAACGGGAGCCAGACCTTTAGCTGCGGTGTACTGCTCTACTGAGTCGATCAGTTCGCCTAGCAGGGGCATGTAGGTTTGCAGCTTTTTCTGTTCGGGGAAACCTGTATGGTATTTGGAGCCTACGTCAAACTTCCGGATTTCCGCATATGGCATCTGGTAAAGCACGTACTGCTTTGCCTGCTCCTCTGAGATCTCCTCTCCATCTGGCGAAAGGGTGATGTGGTGATTGATGTGTGGATCGTGCGCGACGACAACCTGCTTATCCCTGCTGACCTGAATGTCTACCTCTAAAACGTTCGCCCCCATGTCCAGCGCCTTCCTCATAGAAGGAACCGTGTTTTCAGGCATGACCCCTCTGGCACCACGGTGTCCTACTTTCAGGAACGCAGGAAGCTCAGCCTGTCCCTTACGAACCATGGTAGGGTTCCCGCAGGCCGATAGCATGACCAAAGCCAGGTATAGGACAACGATACCCTTCTGTTGTAAACTTCTGCTCATAGTACCCCAGCTATAGAAAAAACCGATACCTCTTTTAATATGCTTTATCCTGTTAAGTGCTCGGCAGCAAAGTATAAGCACTCTTATTTTAAATACCTGCCCTCTTTTAGCACCTCAGCCCACTTTCTATACCCCTCATGCGTCAGGTGCAGCCCATCATGTGTATAAGCTTCTATAAGGTGCCCCTCACTATCCGCAAAGGCGGGATGTAGATCAATCAGCGTAATACCTTCCTGGGCAGCGAGTTTCCTCAGCTCATTATTAAGCCAGTACACGTTGTCCTCCCGGTTATAATGCCTTTTAAATTTCGTGAACTTGTTGTTGGTAGGCAGCAGTGTCTGGATGTACAGCTTAGTGGAAGGGGTCTCCGATTTTATCCTGTGCACGATTTTTTTATAGTTCTCCAGAATCACACTATCCGGAATGTTCCTGGATACATCGTTAATGCCGATCAGCAGGAATATTTTAGAGGGCTTTCCCCCCGTCACCTCATCCAGGCGCTCCAGTATGCCAAAGGTTATGTCTCCTGATATACCTCTGTTCTTTGCGTGCCTTGACTCCAGCAGTTCGCTCCAGTCCGGGTGGGCCGTAAGGCTGTTTCCTAAAAAAACAATGTCTTTTCGGGAGTCAGGATAAGCACGAAACTGCTCTACCTGCACCTGGTAGGTAGCAGGGCGGTACGTGCTGTCCCAGGCAGCGTCTTCCACTTCCTGGGCCACAACCATTTTGGGGAAGACCGCTGCGCAAACCACAAGCACAGCGCCCCAGATAACTTTGGTCATCGATTTCATACGTTAATCACCTTATAATTTTACTGCTTCTGAGGCCCTTGCCTCTATTTCTGAGGTAAAAGCAACTACAGTTGCTGCTCTGTAAAAAGGTCCGGGTAGTCGGAGATGATGCCGTCTACTCCCAAGGCTTTTAGTTGTGCGATACCCTCCGCTGTGTTCACAGACCAGGGCACGACTTTGATGTTTTGCTCATGGCATTTCTTCACCAGCTCCTCCGTCACCAGCTTTTGGTGTGGGCTGTAAATGTCCGGTGTAAAGCCTAGCTGCTTTATGTTCTCCTCAAACGAGTCCTCGTTGCTAACCAGCAGGGAGGCTCTGATATGCGGGTAATTCTGGTGCAAGGCTTGCAGCGCACGCTTGTCAAAAGATTGGATGATGACATAGGAGGTGATGCCTTTCTGCTCCACTGCCTCTACCACCAGCTGCGTAAACCTGGCCGGCTCGGGATGGTACTCATTCTCTTTTCCCTCTTTCGACTTCACCTCGATGTTGTAGAACACCTGCGGCAGGTTGTTAGCCTTCAGGTAAGTCTGCACAGAGTCTATGAGGTCGGTTAACAGCGGGATATGTGCCTTCATTTTCTGCTGCTTAGGGAACAGGTCAAAAGGCTTGGAACCTATGTCGAACCGGCGCACTTGCTCATAATCCATCTGGTAGACCCTATACTGCTGGCTTTCCTCTTTCGTGAAGTCGTTCCCCTCCGGCGTACGTGCATACAAATGGCTGATGTGCGGATCGTGCGTTACGATCACCTTGCCGTCTCGGGTGATGTGGCAGTCCATCTCGATGGTTGTCACACCGAGGTCAATGGCTTTGATCATGGCCGGGATGCTGTTCTCCGGCATCAGGCCACGTGCCCCGCGGTGCCCTTCTGCATCAAAGGCTGGCAACGGTGCTTTTTGCTGGGAAAGGCTCTCACTGTTCTTGCAGCTAGCCAACAAGGCGAGGCTGGCAAAGGCAATACTTAATAGCTTTTTCATGTAGGTATACTTGCGGAAAATAATAAGCTTATGAAATTTCGACATCGGCGGACTGCTCATACTTGTTCCCAAAGCGGTCTGTGGCTACAACCCTAAGCGATTTCATACCTGGGGCAAGGGCAGCTTTGAAAAGGTGATCTGTTTCGCGCGGCTCTGCAAAACCGCGTTTCTCCGGCAGTCCTTTGCCAAAATAAAGAGCATAGGCCACCGGGTCATAACCGACTGAGCTTTCCAGCGCCCCCATGTAGTTGCCATCGGCCCACCACTCTACTTTCCACTCCGGGTCCCAGTTCCAGACATTGGCAAGCATACGCTTCTGGCCTTGCTGCTCCTCTACATGCACGCTTAGCTGATGCTCTTTCTCTAAACCTGTAGACTTGTAGTACCAGCTAAGCTCGTTGCCGTTCACCTCATACACGCCATAGCCTCTTGGTGCGCCGTCGCTGCAGACAGGCCCCGTCCACCAGGCACCGCAGAGGGTGCCATGGATGTGCTCATACACACCGTCTGCTATAATGTTCTGGTTATAGTGTGTGTGCCCGGTCATGATATGCACCTGATATCCTTCCAGCACATCCAGTAGCTCCTGCTTGTTCTCAACCCCGCGATGCACCGGAATATGGGCTGATAGCACCACCAGATAGTCCTTTGGCACGAACGCAAGATCTTTTTTCAGCCAGTCCAGCTGCTGCTGCGATACGTGGCCGTCATACTTTTTCCCCTCTCCTGAATAGCGCACATCATCTAATACCACATAATGCACCTTGCCCCTGTTAAAGGAATAGTAGGTAGGGCCATATAGTTTTTTAAAGGTTCTGTCAGAAACCTCGTCCCCACCCTGGTTGAGGTCCATGTCGTGGTTGCCCAGCACCTGGAAAAACGGCACGCCTGTGCCGGCCACTGCTTCGTTATAATTTTGGAAAAGCGCATGCTCGTCCCACACTATATCGCCTACTGTGATACCGTGCACCAGTGCCCCCGCCCCGAAGGCCTGCACCAGTTCCTGCACATCGGGCACAGCCTGTGTAAGCATCTGCCTAACATCCTCCTGGTTCTTTACCTGAGGGTCCGCCCATACGATGAACTTATGGTTGGTGTCATCCTGCTGCAGGGCTTCCAGCTCAAAATCGTAGCGGTTATTGCTTTCTGAGATGCGCTGGTAATGCTTCACGATCCCGTTCTCGTTAGGTAGAGCGTAACCCGATGGAATGGTTATAAAGACAAATTCCGCCTGGCTGTTTACGGGTAGTTTATACTTACCCCTGGCGTTTGTCTGCACCACGTTGTATCCATCGGAAACCGAAACGTTCGCAAGGCCCCTTCCACGAGCCTTCACAGTGCCCTTTACCTTGTTTTTAACAGTCTTGTTAAGGCCAAACGCAGCCTCAGCGCTAAGTACAAGTCCGCCTGTTAAAAGTAAGACGCTATTAAGGAATTCTCTTCTTTTCATGGTTCAGCTAAAGGTATTAAAGGCCTGGTATAGATTTAAGCGCTTCGAAGTAGGAAGTATAGGTACTGTAGAGGTCGTGGTTCTTCAGCAGCAGAATCGCCTCGTTGTTGTTGCGGAGGGCGTTTTGTGTAAAGTTGTGCGAGCCCGTAATCAGTATGTTGGAGTTCTCACCCTCCCACATCCCCTCGATCAGCATAAATTTGGCGTGGATGTTCACCTTCAGTTGGCCGGACTCCGTCATGTTGTATACTTTAAGGTAGGCGCCCTTTTCCTCCAGTGCGCGTAACCCGGCCAGGATATCCTCACTGATGCTGCTCTTCACGACCAGTTCGATGGTAGCTCCCTCGTCCAAGAGTTCCTCCAGCTTCTCCACAATGTTCAGGCGGGAGCTTGTCCAGTCGGACATGCCAATCCGGACAACCGCAGAGGATGGGTCTGTGACTTTGTTTAGAAACTCAATGATTGTGTCATCTCCGTAGGCAGTGCCACCGCGCCTCTTGGGCAGGAAGTAGGCAGAGACATTGGTTTCAGAGTCGTGATACTCACTATAGCTATAGTCCTTCATCCCCTGCTGTGCCCGCTGTTTCATGTCCTGCCAATAGTCAAGGTAAGCCTCGTACAGCCCTTTGTGGGGCAGGAACACGGCATCCTGCACTTTTCGGGTGCCGGAAAGTATTAAGTTATGGGATGTCTGCATGACCAGGTTGGCTACCTCACCATCCTCGGTTATTACCTCAGAGAAAAGAGCAAACTTGTTGTGGTTGATGGCAATGCTTCCTGCATCACTTTCTACGATCACAAGTTCTGCGTTTTCGGAAAGTTTTGTTTTCAGTTGATTAATAGTGTAGGGATTGCTTTTCTGGCTCTCCTCCCTGCTCAGGTCAAGTATGAGGTGCAGCTTTACACCGCGGGCGTCTGCTCTGTCAAGCGCATCAACAAGCTCGGCATAGTCAAACAGGTAAATAGAAATATGTATGGAGGAGCCTTTCTGACCCGCATCGATGAGTGCTATTAGCCTATCCAAGATTTCGGTGGAGGAAGCACCTCGTGATAACTTAGTCGGGTCTGTGAACATTGCCTCCGGGAAAGAAGCTGTAATCGGCTTTGCTTCTGCAGGCAGCTCCGGCTGCGGGGTCTCAGGATCTTCTTTAGCGCTACTGCAGGCAGAAATCAGAAATAAGGAAGTATAAAAAAAGAGTAAACGTAGATACTGCATAGAAAAAGTTTGTGTAAGGCTGCCTTTAAAAGGCAGCCTTACTGGTTTAAACATCAGACAGCAAACACAACGCTGCCTGTAATATTCACCTTAAACTATTCAAACTCTTATCTTTCCCACCAACCTTTGATGTTGATGTCGTCGCCACCCATGCGGCTGACGGCTGCATTGTAGTTGTCCCGGTTATAGATCTTCACCTCTTCCGGGTATAAAAACCTTACGGGCACCTGCTTGTCGTTTACCATGGCCTCTGTTTTGGGAAGCACAGGCAAACCGGTGCGGCGGTACTCAAACCACTGCTGATAGTCGTTGAAAACCAGGGCCAAATACTTCTGCAGCATGATGCGCTCAAACGTGCCATCGTACGCAGCGGCAGGGTTCTCGAAATAGTCAGCCGGCACCTTGGCGCCCCACTGCTCAATGGCAGCTTTCACACCGGCCTCGTAGTGCGCCTGTGCATCATCGCTGATAATGCCTTTCTGCGCCAGCTCCGCTTTAATGAACTCTACCTCCGCATAGCTCATGATGACTGAAATCATCGGAGCGGTTACCAGGTCTGTGTTCATGCCGGAAGGCACATAATCGAACTGCTGCGCCGGGTCATATCCGCTTGGAACGCCTTTGTAGCCCATATCAGCCCCATCGCTGGTCTTAGCAGGGGTGTAAAATTTCTCCACCCGCGGGTCGTCCATGGCATTCAGGTTGTCGATAAAGAACTCTGAGCCAACAGTATTGAGGGTAAAATCGCTCGCGCGTCCCCAGGGAGACATATTAGGATCCACACCTGTAATCTGAAGTATAGCTGACTGACTGTTCGCGGTAAATACCGGGTTTTCCTCGGGGTTATCGAGGATGGCAGCCATACGCTCAAACGAGTTCATCTCCTCGCGCTTAGAAACGCGCAGCAAAAGGCGCAGGCGCAGCGAGTTCGTAAAACGCTGCCAGTTATCGATGTTATTTCCATACAGAATATCCATGCCATAGGCCATCGGCTTTGTCTTGTCGTACAGGCTGTTGGCTTTCTCCAGGTCTTCCAGAATGGTTCTGTATACTTCTTCCTGCGTGTCAAAGGCCGCTTTCAGGATACCTTCTTCAGAGCTTACCGCTTCCTTCATTGGGATCTCGCCGAAGGAGTCCGTCAGATTGGAGTAGATCCATGCTTTCAGCGTCAGGGCGATCGCCTGATAATTCGGAGCCTCGGCTTCCACAGCAGCCTGCTCCATTTCCTTCACATTGAGTAACCAGCGGTAGGAGGTATTCCACGTGGAGTTACCAGCGCCCTGGGTGATGAGGTAGCGATGTTCGCCACCGGCGGCACTCGGGAAAGGCACACGCACCTGCATGATCTCGAAAGTATAGGCATTGGCACGAGAGGTGCCAAAGGTGCTCATCTCGTAGATAATGGGGTTGAGCAGCGTACCTGGGTTGATCTTGTCAACGCGGTTTGGATCTATGTTAAGCTCTTCCAGGTGGTCGGAGCAGGAAGTGGTGGCCACCCCGGCACAGCTCAGGCTCAGGAACAACAACAGTATTCGGTTATATTTTCTCATGTTCGTCTTTTAGTAAAGGCCACCGAAAGTATAGGTATGTACTTACCGGCAGCGTTTATACTTTATACTTTTCCGTTTTCGCTGTTTTAGAACTGAAGCTTCACGTTTACACCGAATGTTCTTGGAGTTGGCAGCTGGCCCATCTCCACGCCTGGCATCTGCACGTTTCCGTTCAGGGCAGATGCTTCAGGGTCGAACATTGGGAAATCTGTGATCATAGCCAGTTCACGGCCATACAGCGCCAAACTTGCGCCCTGCAGGAAGTTCACCCTGTTCAGGATAGCCTTCGGCAAGTTGTACTCCAGGCGCACCTCGCGCAGCTTCAGGTAAGAGGCATCGAAAGAGTTGGCCTCCACGTTGGCGCGGCGGTAATACTCTTTGTAGTAGGCAGGCAGGTCCACTTTTGCCTCGTTAAGAGAATAAGTACCGTCTCCATTGTCCACCACACCGTCGCCGATAATGTAGCCTTCTTCACGCCCGAGCAACGTGTGCGCCAGCTTACCCTGCTCACTCATCTTATGGTGTGACTGGGAATATACCATACCCCCGTACTGACCATCCACCAGCACGCTGGCGCGGAAATTTTTGTAGGTGAACTCGTTTAGGAAACCGCCTCTCCAATCAGCATAGGCATTGCCACGGTAATCGATTTCTTTTGGTCGGATGGGCAGGCCGTTTTTGTAAATAATCTCCCCAGCCTCATTGCGCACAAAGCCATAGCCATACATGTCGCCCGTAGAACCGCCTTTTTTGGCAATGATATAGGCGTTACCACCTTGTGCCAGGATATACTCTTCGTCTTCCTGGAATCCCTCCGATAGCTCAAGTATCTCGTTGTCGTTCTTGGACCAGGTGATGGTGGTGTTCCATTTAAAATTCTGGGTTTCAATGGGGCGGCCAGTCAGGGATAGTTCCAAACCTGTGTTCTGCACCTTGCCTGCGTTAATAATGGCGTCATTGTAGCCTGTGGTCGGGTCCAGTTGGATGGCCAGGATCTGGTTCTCGGTCACGTTCTTATAGATCGCGAAGTCCATTCCAAGGCGACCGTTAAAGAGTTGGTACTCCATGCCAGCCTCGTAGCTGCGCGTCTGCTCGGGCTTAAAGTCCGGGTTAAACCTGGTAGTAGGAATGGAGGCTGAACCAGGGAAAAAGCTGGCGGAGTAGTACTTACGGGTCAGGTAAGGATTCGAGTCCGTTCCCACCTCCGCGGCCGACAGCCTTATCTTGGCATAAGAGACCTGACGCGGCAGCGTAAAGATGTCACTCAAAATAAAGCTGGTGCTGATGGAAGGGTAAAAGAACGAGTTGTTCTGTACCGGCAAGGTTGAGCTCCAGTCGTTTCGCGCCGTCAGGTCCACAAAGACTTTATCCAGATAGGAGAAGGAAGCAAGGCCATACACACTCTCCACTTCTTTGCTAGACCTGGAGTTTCTTGTCATGATCGGGTTGATGCCATTCGACAGCGTGTAGGTTCCCGCCACGTTGAGGCCCTCTATAGAAGCATTGGTCCTATTAAAATAGCTCTTCATGATATTACCACCTACCGAGGCCCTGAAGTCCAGGCTGCTCGAGAGCTTGTCCTTGTAGGTCAACAGGAAGTCCGTATTGGTTTCTCTGTCGTAAATGTTCTGCTCTTTGTAGTAGCCTTTGCTGAAGTTCTTGGTGTCCCAGGGGCGACGGGTCGTGCGCTCCTCGTTTGTCATGTCAATTGCCGCACGTACCATCACGTCAAACTTGGGGGATAGCTCATATGTGGCAGTGATGTTACCTGTGGTGTTGTAGCTATCCACCCCATTGAGCATCTCATAGGCGATCAGGTAAGGGTTATCGATATAAGAACTGAACGGGTGGATCTGCGCTATCTGCTCCTTACCTTTCTCCCATCTCGGCTTATACCAGTCCAGGTCCACGTTCGGGTTCTGGAAGATCATAAAGTAGGAAATGGACTGGTTGTTATAGCCTGTGGCCGGCAGGTTGTCACTGTGCTTGTGCGAGAAGTTGATCTTAGAACTCAACTTGAGCTTGTCTGTCAGCTTCTGGTTGACGCTCAGGGCGGCGTTCAAGCGGTCAAACCCTGTATTGGGCATGATCCATTCGTTCTTTGTATGCGTGAGGGAAGCACGCGCCGAGCCATTTTCGCCGCCGCCCTCAACAGCCACACTGTTTGACATCGTGTGACCGGTACGGAAGAAACCTTTTACATTGTCTTTATAAGGTCTCCATAGCTGGCGTTCTGCCGACTGCCCCTCCAGCGTCGGGTCATACTGGTAGTAATACTGCCCATCGAACTTCGGGCCGAAGGCGCTACTGGTACTACCTGTATTTTTACCATCTTCGGATACCCCGTAAGAGTAATACAGTTCCCCAGCTGCGTTCCTGTCGTCGTTACCCTGGCCATACTCATACTGCATGTCCGGCCACTTCAGGATATCATTAAAGCTGACGTTCGAGTTAACCGTCACACCAAGCCCCTTGCGCTTGCGGCCTGATTTAGTGGTAATGATCAAAGCGCCATTGGCGGCACGGTAGCCATAAAGTGCGGCGGCAGCGGCACCTTTCAGCACCGTGATCGATTCAATGTCATCCGGGTTTATGTCGGCAATACCGTTACCAAAGTCGATTGGCACATCGCTCCCTGAGCCGGCTTGGTAGGCATTGCCCACGCCGGAGCTCTCCATGCCACTGTTCATCGGAACACCATCAAGTATAATCAGCGCTTTGTTTTTTGTTGGGTCCAATGAGTTATCGCCGCGCAGCTTGATAACGGAAGAATTCAGCGGTCCGCCGCCGGTGGGCGTCAGGCTAAGACCTGCCACCTTACCGGACAGAGCGCTTGCAAAGTTATTCGAGCGAGCCGCACTGATGTCCTCCCCGCTTACCTCCGTCACCGCGTAACCTAGCGCCTTCTTTTCACGCTCAATACCGAGTGCCGTTACCACCACCTCAGAAAGCTGCTGGTTATCCGTCTGCAGTCTAACAGTAAGATTGCTCTCCGCCTGGTTAGCTGTTACGCTTCCGGCCTTGTAGCCAATGTAGGAGAAGGACAGCACAGCCCCTTTCTCAACGTTTAGCTGGAACTTGCCGTCCTGGTTTGTTACCCCAACAGGCGTTCCGTTGGCAGCGATGGATACACCGGGCAGCGGAATGCCATCCGTATCATCCAGAACAGTTCCGTTCACGGTGATTCTTTCACCCTGCGTTAGTTTCTCAGACAGAGGGGCCGCGGCCAGCTCAGCTGTAAGAGCGGGGCCTGTTAGACAGAGACACAGGGAAAGCAATGCTGCCTTGCCAAGCTGGTGTCGCCCCTTCGGGAATGGTGGTGGTAAAATTTTTCTCATTCTATAAGAGCTTAAATTAGGTGACTTTATTAAGGTTATGATGTTTAGTTTCCCTATTCCAGGTGAGCGCGGTAAAGAAAACAGCAAGCACACAGGCAGCCACCAGCACGTAGAAGCCGCCATCCCAACCCCAAGCATCCACTACAAAGCCCATGGCAATATTGGCAAATAAGGCCCCTCCCATATACCCGAAGAGGCCCGTCAGGCCGGCAGCGGTCCCGGCGGCCTTCTTAGGCACCAGGTCAAGCGCCTGCACCCCTATGAGCATAACAGGCCCGTAGATCAGAAAGCCAATGGCGATCAGAGCTGCGTTATCAACCCAGATATTTCCAGCCGGATTTTTCCAGTAAACGATAACTGCCACCAGTACCAGCACCATATAAATGATGGTAGCAGGAGCCCGGCGGCCGCGGAAGACCTTATCACTGATCCAACCACAGAGCAGCGTACCCGGGATGCCGGCGTACTCATAGGCGAAGTATGCCCAGCCAGTCTCCTTCACAGAGAAACCCTTGGCCTCCTCCAGGTAGGTGGGGGCCCAGTCCAGGATGCCGTAGCGCACCAGGTACACAAACGCATTGGCAAAGGCGATGTACCAGAGTACCCGGCTGGTAAGTACATAATCGAAAAGTATTTGCTTGGCACTGAGCTCCTTCTCGTGGTCTTCTGTATAGTTGCTTGGGTAGTCGTTTTTATACTCTTCGATGGTGGGCAGGCCGCAGGACTGAGGCGTGTCGCGCACCAGCAGGTAGGTGATCATGGCTGAAAGCAGGGCGATGATGCCCGGGAAGTATAACTTGCTCTCCCAGGTCCCAAACAGCACCACCGCCGCAATTGCGAGCGGACCAACTAAACCGCCGCCCACATTGTGGGCAATGTTCCAGATCGACATCTTGGTGCCCCGCTCTTTGGTGGAGAACCAGTGCACCATCACTCTGCCGCAGGGAGGCCAGCCCATCCCTTGGAACCACCCGTTCAGAAACAGCAGCACGAACATGATCGTAATAGAACTTGTTGCTATAGGCACAGTTCCCATAAAAATCATGGTGAGCGCCGACAAGACCAGCCCTAACGTCAGGAAGATTCTGGCATTGCTCCTGTCAGACACGTTGCCCATCAGGAACTTGCTTAAACCATAAGCTACAGACACGCCAGACAAGGCAATGCCCAGGTCTGATTTGGAGTATCCCTGCTCAATCAGGTCAGGCATTACCAGAGAGAAATTCTTGCGCACCAGGTAATAGCCGGCATAGCCGATAAAGATCCCCAGGAAAACCTGAAAGCGTAAGCGTTTATACTCCGGA is a window of Pontibacter kalidii DNA encoding:
- a CDS encoding SusC/RagA family TonB-linked outer membrane protein; its protein translation is MRKILPPPFPKGRHQLGKAALLSLCLCLTGPALTAELAAAPLSEKLTQGERITVNGTVLDDTDGIPLPGVSIAANGTPVGVTNQDGKFQLNVEKGAVLSFSYIGYKAGSVTANQAESNLTVRLQTDNQQLSEVVVTALGIEREKKALGYAVTEVSGEDISAARSNNFASALSGKVAGLSLTPTGGGPLNSSVIKLRGDNSLDPTKNKALIILDGVPMNSGMESSGVGNAYQAGSGSDVPIDFGNGIADINPDDIESITVLKGAAAAALYGYRAANGALIITTKSGRKRKGLGVTVNSNVSFNDILKWPDMQYEYGQGNDDRNAAGELYYSYGVSEDGKNTGSTSSAFGPKFDGQYYYQYDPTLEGQSAERQLWRPYKDNVKGFFRTGHTMSNSVAVEGGGENGSARASLTHTKNEWIMPNTGFDRLNAALSVNQKLTDKLKLSSKINFSHKHSDNLPATGYNNQSISYFMIFQNPNVDLDWYKPRWEKGKEQIAQIHPFSSYIDNPYLIAYEMLNGVDSYNTTGNITATYELSPKFDVMVRAAIDMTNEERTTRRPWDTKNFSKGYYKEQNIYDRETNTDFLLTYKDKLSSSLDFRASVGGNIMKSYFNRTNASIEGLNVAGTYTLSNGINPIMTRNSRSSKEVESVYGLASFSYLDKVFVDLTARNDWSSTLPVQNNSFFYPSISTSFILSDIFTLPRQVSYAKIRLSAAEVGTDSNPYLTRKYYSASFFPGSASIPTTRFNPDFKPEQTRSYEAGMEYQLFNGRLGMDFAIYKNVTENQILAIQLDPTTGYNDAIINAGKVQNTGLELSLTGRPIETQNFKWNTTITWSKNDNEILELSEGFQEDEEYILAQGGNAYIIAKKGGSTGDMYGYGFVRNEAGEIIYKNGLPIRPKEIDYRGNAYADWRGGFLNEFTYKNFRASVLVDGQYGGMVYSQSHHKMSEQGKLAHTLLGREEGYIIGDGVVDNGDGTYSLNEAKVDLPAYYKEYYRRANVEANSFDASYLKLREVRLEYNLPKAILNRVNFLQGASLALYGRELAMITDFPMFDPEASALNGNVQMPGVEMGQLPTPRTFGVNVKLQF
- the glpT gene encoding glycerol-3-phosphate transporter, producing the protein MKLISPAQHADRLPLERIDPEYKRLRFQVFLGIFIGYAGYYLVRKNFSLVMPDLIEQGYSKSDLGIALSGVSVAYGLSKFLMGNVSDRSNARIFLTLGLVLSALTMIFMGTVPIATSSITIMFVLLFLNGWFQGMGWPPCGRVMVHWFSTKERGTKMSIWNIAHNVGGGLVGPLAIAAVVLFGTWESKLYFPGIIALLSAMITYLLVRDTPQSCGLPTIEEYKNDYPSNYTEDHEKELSAKQILFDYVLTSRVLWYIAFANAFVYLVRYGILDWAPTYLEEAKGFSVKETGWAYFAYEYAGIPGTLLCGWISDKVFRGRRAPATIIYMVLVLVAVIVYWKNPAGNIWVDNAALIAIGFLIYGPVMLIGVQALDLVPKKAAGTAAGLTGLFGYMGGALFANIAMGFVVDAWGWDGGFYVLVAACVLAVFFTALTWNRETKHHNLNKVT